A region of the Methanobacterium spitsbergense genome:
TAAGAGGTATTGAATGCAGTATAATGACAATAGTTCATCTCATAGTTCAGAAGATTACGATCTGCAGATAAAAGACACAATTCCATTATGAATTCCATGATGAAACAATAAATATGATAAAAACAATATTAAAAGAGGCTAAAATTTGGCCGGATACAGGATGAGGTACAGGATCACTTGTTAAAAAGGCAATTGAAAATTTTAACAATACTAATTTCATACGGGCAGATCCATCTGTTGAAATGTTAAATTTGGCCAGATCAAAACTTTCAAAACAACAAGACGAAAAAATAAAATTTCTAGAACCCCGGAAACAAGTAAAATTTCTCTTGAGGATAATTTAAAAACAGATGTAATCACAGCAATTCAGGCCCACCATTATATGTCCGGAAAAGATAGATTCAAGGCCACAAAAAAAATTGTTACAATCTTTTAAAAGATAATGGTATTTACAATACATTTGAAAATATTAGCCCCATAACCAAGGAAGGAATTGAATTAATGAAACATTATATGAAAAACTATCAGATTTCCAGGGGTAGGGATACAGAAACCGTTGAAAACTATTTAAAGAGATTTGATGTTGAATACTTTCCTATTAAAGTTGATGAACACCGTTTATTATTGGAAAAAACAGGTTTTAAAGTTGTTGAAATGTTTTGGATGTCTTACATGCAGTCAGGATTTTATTGTATAAAGTGAGAAACTCTGGTAATATCCTACTATGAATTTAATCTGATTACATAGCTGCTGTTAATTTGAGACTATTCATTATGAGTCTCTTGAGTACAACTACGAAAAAATACTACATCTCGCTTAGGATTTCTTCAACTTGGGCTGCACGTGTTTCCATTTCAAAGAATATTAGTCCAAGTTGAGCTTCTGGATCAGTTAAAAGGGTTAATATGGCCTTTAAACCTGCATGAATAAGTACAATAGTTCCTTTTTCAGTTTTAACAGATATTTGTGCTACCGTTCCAGTTTTCAGTTGTCCTGATGCAGCTTCTGCAGCCCCCATTATGGTCGAGCACAATGCTGAAAATATTCTGGCATCCACATCAGGAGGTGTCCTTGAATTTATTAATAGGCCCTCTTTCGAAACAATACCACAAGCTTTTATCTGCCCCACCTGCATGAGACCTGTAAGCACATCATCAAGCTTTTCCTTTTTAGTTTTACTCATGATATTATCATCCTTTCCGAAAACTTTTCATGGCAAGTTTGTTAATAATCTAAACAGAACTCATAAATTTATTTGTTTTAAGGTTTGTTCATTTCTTGTAGTATTTCATTTGAGACTTTTAGGAATTTTTCTACAATGTAGCGATACTTTTCCTCGGTTTTTTTCCGTTTGTCATCAGCTTTTTTCCTTTCAGTTATATCCCTTAGTATGGCCGAGAAATATGTTTTATCTCCTGATTTCCAGGTAGAAAGGGACATTTCGAATGGAAATTCAGTACCGTCTTTTTTTAAACCTGTAGTTTGAACTGTTTTTCCAATAAGTTCATGTTCACCACTAGATCTAAACTTTTCCAAGTACTCAATATAACCTGCCTTAAACCTATTAGGCATCAACATTGTCAGATGTTTACCTTCCATTTCGTCGGCTGAGTAACCAAACATGGTTTTAACACTTTTGTTAAAAAATAGGATGTTCCCCTGCACATCTGATGTAATAATTCCATCTGTTGCAGTTTCTGCAATAACCCTAAAACGTTGTTCACTTTTTTTAACTTTTTCCACGATACGCCTATACCTTTCCTCATTTTTTTTCCGTTCATTTATGTCTTTAAATACTCCTTCTACTCCCAATTGTTTTTTGGATTTGTCGTAGTAATTGTGGGTGTTAGTGGATACCCATAATGATGTTCCGTCCTTTTTTTTTAGTTCTATCTCATA
Encoded here:
- a CDS encoding roadblock/LC7 domain-containing protein, coding for MSKTKKEKLDDVLTGLMQVGQIKACGIVSKEGLLINSRTPPDVDARIFSALCSTIMGAAEAASGQLKTGTVAQISVKTEKGTIVLIHAGLKAILTLLTDPEAQLGLIFFEMETRAAQVEEILSEM
- a CDS encoding PAS domain-containing protein: MSKGTEDHHSDEINELEKEIVKCKESEEKYRSVVENMHDVFYRADMEGKITMINSSGPKMSGYESVEDMIGLNLSRDLYKKPEERERLLSILKKDGKVTDYEIELKKKDGTSLWVSTNTHNYYDKSKKQLGVEGVFKDINERKKNEERYRRIVEKVKKSEQRFRVIAETATDGIITSDVQGNILFFNKSVKTMFGYSADEMEGKHLTMLMPNRFKAGYIEYLEKFRSSGEHELIGKTVQTTGLKKDGTEFPFEMSLSTWKSGDKTYFSAILRDITERKKADDKRKKTEEKYRYIVEKFLKVSNEILQEMNKP